One Prevotella intermedia ATCC 25611 = DSM 20706 DNA window includes the following coding sequences:
- a CDS encoding M16 family metallopeptidase has product MLKNLSFGKIGLSLLLLLGVVGIKAQTRTYESVPNDPMKTRIYTLDNGLKVYISVNKEKPRIQTYIAVRTGSRNDPAETTGLAHYLEHIMFKGTDKFGTSNYEAERPYLKQIEKLYEEYRHMTDPAKRKVWYHKIDSVSQIAAQYNIPNEYDKLMAAIGSQGTNAYTSNDVTCYVENIPSNEIESWAKVQGDRFQNMVIRGFHTELEAVYEEYNMGLTSDGRKLFTALMAKLFPTHPYGTQTTIGRGEHLKNPSITNIMNYYHRYYVPNNIAICMSGDLNPEQTVAIIEKYFGNWKRSETLSAPQYGAQPKFTAPVDTTVVGLEAEMLYLGWRADRGNSLQCDTLDIIGELLSNGSAGLYDLNLNRTMKVQSAGAGFSGLTDYSMFIAMGIPKKGQTLQEVRDLLLAEIEKLKKGDFSDDLLPSVINNYKRSYYTSLDNNQFRAKAFVDAFINNVDWKQEVDRLNRISKMTKAEIVSFANRFFDNGYAAIYKVQGTDTTIQKVDKPKITPIPTNNDKHSAFLQEIVNHQVEPIKPVFVDFKKDLTKSTTKKGWPILYKQNTQDDLFTLYLEIPFGGESDLLPAYAKMYIDYLGTDKMTNAQIKQELYKLACDYYIGQTDDETYFKLTGLNENFPKALALINDVIDNAKVDKEAYAAAVDLLIKSRKDTKADQGENFRALFKYGMYGAYNSTRNILSEEQLKNMDPQKLLNSLKGLKNYKQTVLYYGPSSLKDIDNLLSKTFKTAKKFTPLPKEKRYKLQATPKNEILIAPYDAKNIYMVQFHNENKEWNPNDAAKIAVFNEYFGGGMNAIVFQEMREARALAYSASASYRTPSRLGDKEYFNTYIITQNDKMMDCVAQFNELLNNVPVRQANFDLAKQNLLKSLASARTTKFSILSAYMAAQKMGLDYSLSEKIYKDLPSVTLDDIINFEKTNMANKTFKYLILGDEKELDMKALEKIAPIKRVTTEEIFGY; this is encoded by the coding sequence ATGCTTAAAAACCTTTCTTTTGGGAAAATAGGTTTGTCTTTGCTCCTGCTACTCGGTGTTGTAGGCATAAAAGCACAGACTCGTACCTATGAAAGCGTGCCTAACGACCCAATGAAGACACGCATCTACACCCTCGACAACGGGTTGAAAGTCTACATCAGTGTAAATAAAGAGAAACCACGCATTCAGACTTACATTGCCGTGCGTACGGGTAGCCGCAACGACCCTGCTGAAACAACAGGCTTGGCACACTACCTTGAACACATTATGTTTAAAGGAACGGATAAGTTTGGTACTTCCAACTACGAGGCAGAACGCCCTTATCTGAAGCAAATTGAGAAACTTTATGAAGAGTACCGCCATATGACAGACCCTGCAAAACGCAAGGTTTGGTATCACAAGATTGACTCTGTTTCTCAAATAGCAGCACAATACAACATTCCTAACGAGTACGACAAGCTCATGGCAGCTATCGGAAGTCAGGGAACAAACGCTTATACATCTAACGATGTTACTTGTTATGTGGAGAATATACCAAGCAACGAGATTGAATCTTGGGCGAAAGTGCAAGGCGACCGCTTCCAAAATATGGTTATTCGTGGCTTCCATACAGAGCTTGAAGCTGTATATGAAGAGTACAATATGGGCTTGACAAGCGATGGCAGAAAGCTATTTACCGCTTTGATGGCAAAGCTTTTCCCTACTCACCCATACGGTACACAGACCACAATCGGTAGAGGCGAGCACCTGAAAAATCCTTCTATCACGAACATCATGAACTATTACCACCGCTATTACGTGCCAAACAATATAGCAATCTGTATGTCTGGCGACCTAAATCCTGAACAAACGGTGGCAATAATAGAGAAATACTTCGGTAATTGGAAAAGAAGCGAAACGCTAAGTGCACCACAATACGGTGCTCAACCTAAGTTTACAGCCCCTGTTGATACAACAGTAGTAGGCTTGGAAGCAGAAATGCTTTACTTGGGTTGGAGAGCTGACAGGGGAAACTCCCTGCAATGCGATACGCTGGATATCATCGGCGAATTGCTCAGCAACGGTAGTGCAGGTCTTTACGACTTGAATTTGAACCGGACAATGAAGGTTCAATCAGCAGGTGCAGGCTTCTCTGGACTCACAGACTACTCTATGTTCATTGCAATGGGTATTCCTAAGAAGGGACAAACCTTGCAAGAGGTTCGCGACTTGTTGCTTGCTGAAATCGAAAAGTTGAAGAAGGGCGATTTCTCTGACGACTTATTGCCTTCTGTTATCAACAATTACAAGCGCAGCTACTATACAAGTCTTGACAATAATCAGTTCCGTGCCAAGGCTTTTGTAGATGCTTTCATCAACAATGTTGATTGGAAACAAGAAGTAGACAGACTCAACCGAATTTCGAAGATGACAAAAGCAGAAATCGTTAGCTTTGCAAATCGTTTCTTCGACAATGGTTATGCAGCCATTTACAAGGTTCAAGGCACCGACACTACTATTCAAAAGGTAGACAAACCAAAGATTACACCAATCCCAACAAACAACGACAAGCACTCAGCTTTCTTGCAAGAGATAGTCAATCATCAGGTTGAACCTATCAAGCCTGTATTTGTTGATTTCAAGAAAGACCTTACCAAGTCTACAACAAAGAAAGGCTGGCCTATCCTTTACAAGCAAAACACACAGGACGACCTCTTCACACTCTACTTGGAAATTCCTTTCGGAGGAGAGAGCGATTTACTGCCAGCCTATGCTAAAATGTATATCGATTATCTTGGCACTGACAAAATGACCAATGCGCAAATTAAGCAAGAGCTGTATAAACTTGCCTGCGACTACTATATCGGTCAGACCGATGACGAGACTTACTTCAAACTGACAGGCTTAAACGAAAATTTTCCAAAGGCTTTGGCACTTATCAACGACGTGATTGATAATGCAAAGGTAGACAAGGAAGCCTATGCTGCCGCCGTAGATTTGCTGATTAAATCGCGAAAGGATACCAAAGCTGACCAAGGCGAGAACTTCAGAGCTTTGTTCAAATACGGTATGTATGGTGCTTACAACTCTACACGCAACATATTGAGCGAGGAACAGCTCAAGAACATGGACCCACAGAAACTGTTAAATTCGCTGAAAGGTTTGAAAAACTACAAGCAAACAGTGCTTTACTACGGTCCTTCTTCGCTCAAAGACATTGACAACCTCTTGAGCAAAACCTTCAAGACAGCCAAGAAGTTCACTCCGCTGCCAAAAGAAAAGCGTTATAAGCTGCAGGCAACGCCTAAGAACGAAATTCTTATCGCACCTTACGATGCCAAGAACATCTATATGGTTCAGTTCCACAACGAGAACAAAGAATGGAATCCGAACGATGCTGCAAAGATTGCAGTCTTCAACGAGTACTTCGGAGGCGGTATGAATGCCATCGTATTCCAAGAAATGCGCGAGGCTCGTGCATTGGCTTACTCGGCAAGCGCAAGCTACCGCACACCAAGCCGCTTGGGCGATAAGGAATACTTCAACACTTACATCATCACACAGAACGATAAGATGATGGACTGCGTTGCACAGTTCAACGAGCTTCTCAACAATGTTCCTGTGCGCCAAGCCAACTTCGATTTGGCAAAACAGAACCTCTTGAAGAGTCTTGCATCGGCTCGTACAACCAAGTTCTCTATTCTTTCAGCTTATATGGCTGCACAGAAGATGGGCTTGGATTACAGTTTGAGCGAGAAGATTTACAAAGACCTGCCAAGCGTAACGCTCGATGACATTATCAACTTCGAGAAGACAAACATGGCAAACAAGACCTTCAAGTATCTCATTCTTGGTGATGAAAAGGAACTTGATATGAAGGCTTTGGAGAAGATTGCGCCTATCAAGCGTGTTACAACAGAAGAAATCTTTGGTTATTAA
- the folB gene encoding dihydroneopterin aldolase, giving the protein MELKSSYIYIKGARFRACIGVSELEREVGNDYVADLRLRYHIGKAMLTDDVNDTISYADVYDTVKEIMQQPAKLLEYVAHRIAEKLEQAFPNIEAIDLCLTKLNPPMGADCNGAGVELHLINDKTKC; this is encoded by the coding sequence ATGGAATTAAAATCAAGCTATATATATATAAAAGGTGCAAGGTTTCGTGCCTGCATCGGTGTAAGCGAATTGGAACGAGAGGTTGGCAACGATTATGTTGCCGACCTTCGTTTGCGTTATCATATTGGCAAAGCTATGCTGACAGACGATGTAAACGACACGATAAGCTATGCCGATGTTTACGATACAGTGAAAGAAATAATGCAGCAGCCTGCTAAACTCTTGGAATACGTGGCACATCGTATTGCAGAAAAGTTGGAGCAGGCATTCCCCAACATAGAGGCGATAGACCTTTGTCTTACTAAACTAAACCCACCAATGGGCGCAGATTGCAACGGAGCAGGCGTGGAATTACATTTAATAAATGATAAAACCAAGTGTTAG
- a CDS encoding adenosylcobalamin-dependent ribonucleoside-diphosphate reductase, whose protein sequence is MKESKTYSFDEAFEASLRYFDGDELAARVWVNKYAMKDSFGNIYEKSPEDMHWRIANEVARIEKKYKNPISVQDVFELLDHFRYIIPAGSPMTGIGNNYQIASLSNCFVIGLDGDADSYGAILRIDEEQVQLMKRRGGVGHDLSHVRPKGSPVNNSALTSTGLVPFMERYSNSTREVAQDGRRGALMLSVSIKHPDAEAFVDAKMEEGKVTGANVSVKITDSFMEAAVNDKPFVQQFPISAEQPTYSKEISAKKLWEKIVHNAWKSAEPGVLFWDTIIRESLPDCYADLGFRTVSTNPCGEIPLCPYDSCRLLSINLYAYVKNPFTKDATFDFDLFRKHAVLAQRIMDDIVDLEMEKIELIMEKVKNDPQNDEVKLAEYHLWEKIQDKSGKGRRTGVGITAEGDMIAAMGLRYGTEEATKFSVEVHKTLALAAYRSSVTMAQERGAFAIFDAQREAENPFLLRMKEADEQLYTDMMKYGRRNIACLTIAPTGTTSLMTQTTSGIEPVFMPVYTRRRKVNPNDTDVHVDYVDEVGDSFEEYIVYHKKFLEWMQINGLDATKKYSQAEINELVKRSPYYKATANDVDWLMKVRMQGAIQKWVDHSISVTVNLPNNVDEALVNKLYVEAWRSGCKGCTIYRDGSRSGVMISVSKKDKKKKNENETNKDNDLSTAEEKHGHICTPPEVVEVRPQVLDCDVVRFQNNKEKWVAFVGLLDGYPYEIFTGLQDDDEGIVLPKSVTKGKIIKQTNPDGTHRYDFQFENKRGYKTTVEGLSEKFNPEYWNYAKLISGVLRYRMPIDHVIHLVGSLQLNDESINTWKNGVERALKKYVTDGTNASGQTCPMCGQETLVYQEGCLICTNCGASRCG, encoded by the coding sequence ATGAAAGAAAGCAAGACATACTCATTTGATGAAGCATTTGAGGCCTCGCTGAGGTATTTTGACGGCGATGAATTAGCCGCAAGAGTTTGGGTAAACAAGTATGCAATGAAGGATAGCTTTGGCAATATTTATGAGAAATCGCCTGAAGATATGCACTGGCGTATTGCCAACGAAGTTGCCCGAATAGAGAAAAAGTATAAGAACCCCATAAGTGTGCAGGACGTTTTCGAACTGCTCGACCACTTCCGTTATATTATTCCTGCTGGCAGTCCGATGACGGGTATAGGCAACAACTACCAAATTGCCTCGTTGTCGAACTGTTTTGTGATAGGATTAGATGGCGATGCTGACTCGTACGGTGCTATCTTGCGCATCGACGAAGAGCAGGTGCAGCTGATGAAACGTCGCGGTGGAGTAGGACACGACCTTAGCCACGTGCGCCCAAAAGGTTCGCCAGTGAACAATTCCGCACTTACTTCTACGGGCTTGGTGCCCTTTATGGAGCGTTATTCTAACAGTACGCGCGAGGTGGCACAAGACGGTCGCCGTGGCGCATTGATGCTTTCGGTGAGCATAAAGCACCCCGATGCAGAAGCATTCGTCGATGCAAAGATGGAAGAAGGCAAGGTTACGGGTGCCAATGTATCGGTAAAGATAACCGATAGCTTTATGGAAGCAGCCGTAAACGACAAGCCATTTGTGCAGCAATTCCCTATCAGCGCAGAGCAACCTACTTACAGCAAGGAAATATCGGCAAAGAAGTTGTGGGAGAAAATAGTGCACAACGCTTGGAAAAGTGCCGAACCGGGTGTGTTGTTCTGGGATACCATTATAAGAGAAAGTCTGCCCGATTGCTATGCCGACTTAGGTTTCCGCACGGTATCGACCAATCCTTGTGGCGAAATTCCATTGTGTCCGTATGACAGCTGTCGCTTGTTGTCTATCAATCTATACGCTTACGTGAAGAATCCATTCACGAAAGACGCCACCTTCGACTTCGATTTGTTCAGAAAGCATGCTGTTCTTGCACAGCGTATCATGGACGACATCGTAGACCTTGAGATGGAAAAGATAGAGCTTATTATGGAAAAGGTCAAGAACGACCCACAAAACGATGAAGTGAAGCTCGCCGAATACCATCTTTGGGAGAAGATTCAAGACAAGAGCGGTAAAGGTCGCCGAACTGGAGTGGGCATAACAGCCGAAGGAGATATGATTGCAGCCATGGGATTGCGCTATGGAACGGAAGAAGCAACTAAATTCTCGGTAGAAGTACACAAGACATTGGCATTGGCAGCTTACCGTTCTTCGGTAACAATGGCACAGGAACGAGGTGCTTTTGCTATCTTCGATGCACAGCGTGAAGCTGAAAATCCATTCCTTTTGCGTATGAAAGAAGCAGACGAGCAACTTTATACCGATATGATGAAGTATGGTCGTCGCAACATTGCTTGCTTAACCATAGCTCCTACGGGTACCACTTCGCTGATGACACAAACTACTTCGGGCATCGAGCCTGTGTTTATGCCAGTTTATACACGTCGTCGCAAAGTGAATCCAAACGATACCGATGTACACGTAGATTATGTAGACGAGGTGGGCGATTCGTTCGAAGAATATATTGTTTACCACAAGAAATTCTTGGAGTGGATGCAGATAAATGGTCTTGATGCTACAAAGAAATACAGTCAGGCAGAGATAAACGAGCTTGTGAAACGCTCACCTTATTATAAAGCAACCGCAAACGATGTGGATTGGTTGATGAAGGTACGTATGCAAGGAGCAATTCAGAAGTGGGTAGACCACTCTATTTCGGTAACGGTGAACCTGCCGAACAATGTTGATGAAGCATTAGTAAACAAACTCTACGTTGAGGCTTGGCGTTCTGGTTGCAAGGGTTGTACAATCTATCGCGACGGTTCTCGCTCGGGCGTAATGATTTCTGTGTCTAAGAAAGATAAGAAGAAAAAGAACGAGAACGAAACAAACAAGGACAACGACCTAAGTACTGCGGAAGAAAAGCACGGACACATCTGTACTCCTCCTGAAGTTGTGGAAGTTCGTCCGCAGGTATTGGACTGCGATGTAGTTCGATTCCAGAATAACAAAGAGAAATGGGTGGCATTCGTTGGACTCCTTGATGGTTATCCTTACGAAATATTTACAGGTTTGCAGGACGATGATGAAGGAATTGTATTGCCAAAGAGTGTAACCAAGGGAAAGATAATAAAGCAAACAAATCCTGACGGTACGCATCGATACGACTTCCAGTTTGAAAACAAGCGCGGATATAAAACAACAGTCGAAGGTTTGTCTGAGAAGTTCAATCCAGAGTATTGGAATTATGCAAAACTTATCTCTGGTGTGTTGCGTTATCGTATGCCTATCGACCACGTTATTCACCTTGTAGGTTCTCTACAACTCAATGATGAGAGCATAAACACATGGAAAAACGGTGTGGAACGTGCCCTGAAGAAGTATGTAACCGACGGTACAAATGCATCGGGACAAACCTGTCCGATGTGTGGACAAGAAACTTTGGTTTATCAAGAAGGTTGTCTTATCTGCACAAACTGCGGAGCTTCTCGTTGCGGATAA
- a CDS encoding nitroreductase family protein: MKTILNRTSIRKYSNREVSNTLLKDLLSKAERTPTMGNLQLYSVVATRSNEMKQKLAPAHFNQPMVENAVVVLTFCADFRRTTLWAENRKGTPGYDNFLSFLNAATDALLYCQTFTNLAEAEGLGTCFLGTTIYNPKPIIELLKLPKLVMPVATLTIGWPDEAPTPTDRLPLESILHEETYTDYTAESIDQYYKVKESLEENKHFVEINKTETLAQIFTDIRYKKSDNEAMSVGLLETLKQQGFL, from the coding sequence ATGAAAACTATATTGAATAGAACAAGCATCAGGAAATACTCAAACAGAGAAGTTTCCAATACGCTTTTAAAGGATTTATTGAGTAAAGCAGAGCGCACACCGACAATGGGAAACCTCCAGCTTTACTCGGTTGTAGCAACGCGCAGCAATGAGATGAAGCAGAAACTGGCACCTGCACACTTCAACCAACCGATGGTAGAAAATGCAGTGGTGGTGCTAACCTTCTGTGCCGATTTCCGTCGCACTACCCTTTGGGCGGAAAACAGAAAAGGAACACCGGGTTACGACAACTTCCTCTCTTTTCTGAATGCTGCCACCGATGCCCTACTCTATTGCCAAACATTTACCAATTTGGCTGAAGCAGAAGGGCTTGGCACGTGCTTTCTTGGCACCACCATCTACAATCCGAAGCCCATTATAGAACTTCTGAAACTGCCAAAACTTGTTATGCCCGTAGCAACACTCACCATAGGCTGGCCCGACGAAGCACCAACACCAACCGACCGCCTGCCTCTTGAGAGCATTTTGCACGAAGAAACCTATACCGACTATACCGCAGAAAGCATCGACCAATATTATAAGGTGAAGGAATCGCTCGAAGAAAACAAGCATTTCGTAGAGATAAACAAAACCGAAACATTGGCACAAATCTTCACCGACATTCGATACAAGAAGAGCGACAACGAAGCTATGTCTGTCGGACTATTGGAAACACTCAAACAACAAGGCTTCCTTTAA
- a CDS encoding DUF4954 family protein, with the protein MAYRALTDNEIFILENNNCWAEDWSKIEVDEDGFQPKFLHRVIFYGDIRLGAFEKNVEVSKGFFKHSGINDATLRNVTVGNNCLIEKIGNYIHNYTIGDDCLIANVSVMETTEGATYGQGNVISVLNEAGDGNIIMFPELSSQFAALMVKYFKDKDLKNALRRLVSEEIACLTPSVSTIGNNVKIVNSKEITNTIIHNDCEISGASRLCDCTILSSEHANVYIGTGVICENSIISEGSSIINSAKIQDCFIGETCHIANGFTASQSVFFANSYMANGEACAAFCGPFSVSHHKSTLLIGGMYSFYNAGSATNFSNHAYKMGPLHYGMLERGCKTASGSHVVMPATIGSFSVCFGKITNHPDTEALPFSYIIAYNEEPCIVPGRNIATVGLYRDIRKWPKRDLRPQSSQKSIINFEWLSPFTASEIVRGRNTLKTLKKASGATSDCYIYNGYTIKASSLDKGIQLYEVALHIYMGEMLKKAKHLGILDKPLEQDSLNLWSDLGGLLLPDFEEQRILEDIKNGSLETIEDVNDRFKEINSNYYNYAWDWTRFLIDHYYGSKDISETIEAQIVSDYNDALKMWISEIRKDAEKEYSMGDVDKEVLEDFLEKLEQENYNSIIN; encoded by the coding sequence ATGGCATACAGAGCATTAACCGACAACGAGATTTTTATTCTTGAGAACAACAACTGTTGGGCTGAAGATTGGAGCAAAATAGAAGTAGACGAAGACGGTTTTCAACCCAAATTCTTACATCGTGTCATCTTCTATGGCGATATTCGGCTCGGTGCTTTCGAGAAGAATGTTGAAGTTTCAAAGGGTTTCTTCAAGCATTCGGGTATCAACGATGCCACTTTAAGAAACGTAACCGTAGGCAACAACTGTCTGATAGAGAAGATTGGGAACTATATTCACAATTACACCATAGGCGACGATTGTCTGATTGCCAACGTTTCAGTAATGGAAACAACCGAAGGCGCAACCTACGGGCAAGGCAATGTTATATCGGTATTGAACGAGGCAGGCGACGGAAACATCATTATGTTCCCCGAACTAAGCAGCCAATTTGCTGCTCTTATGGTGAAATACTTTAAGGATAAAGACCTTAAAAATGCACTTCGGCGATTGGTTTCGGAGGAGATTGCGTGTCTTACACCTTCCGTTAGCACCATTGGAAACAACGTAAAGATAGTGAACTCGAAGGAGATAACAAATACTATCATTCATAACGACTGCGAGATTTCGGGGGCAAGCAGGCTTTGCGATTGCACCATTCTCAGTTCCGAACACGCAAATGTGTACATCGGTACAGGCGTTATCTGCGAAAACTCTATCATCAGCGAAGGGTCGAGCATCATCAACAGTGCGAAAATACAAGATTGCTTTATAGGCGAGACTTGCCATATAGCCAATGGTTTTACTGCTTCACAGAGTGTTTTCTTTGCCAATTCGTATATGGCAAATGGCGAAGCGTGCGCTGCTTTCTGTGGTCCTTTTTCGGTTTCGCATCATAAGAGTACGCTCCTCATCGGCGGAATGTATTCGTTCTACAATGCTGGTTCTGCAACAAACTTCTCCAACCACGCTTACAAGATGGGACCGTTGCACTATGGAATGTTGGAAAGAGGATGCAAGACGGCAAGTGGCAGTCACGTTGTTATGCCTGCAACAATAGGTTCTTTCTCTGTTTGTTTTGGCAAAATAACCAATCACCCCGATACAGAGGCACTGCCATTCTCGTATATCATCGCTTACAATGAAGAACCTTGCATCGTTCCGGGGCGCAATATTGCAACCGTAGGACTCTATCGTGATATACGAAAGTGGCCCAAACGCGACTTGCGACCGCAGAGTTCACAGAAGAGTATCATCAATTTCGAGTGGCTATCGCCCTTCACTGCAAGCGAAATAGTTCGTGGAAGGAATACGCTGAAAACACTGAAGAAGGCAAGTGGTGCGACTTCCGACTGCTATATATATAATGGTTATACCATAAAAGCATCGAGTTTGGACAAGGGAATTCAACTTTACGAAGTTGCTCTCCATATTTATATGGGAGAAATGCTGAAGAAAGCCAAGCATTTGGGCATACTCGACAAGCCGTTGGAACAGGATTCGTTAAACCTATGGAGCGATTTGGGCGGTTTACTTCTGCCTGATTTTGAAGAGCAACGTATACTCGAAGATATTAAAAACGGCAGTTTGGAAACCATTGAAGACGTGAACGACCGCTTCAAAGAAATAAACTCCAACTATTACAATTACGCTTGGGATTGGACACGCTTCCTTATTGACCATTATTATGGTAGTAAAGACATTTCTGAAACTATCGAAGCACAAATCGTAAGCGATTATAACGATGCATTGAAAATGTGGATTAGCGAGATTCGTAAAGATGCAGAGAAAGAATATAGTATGGGCGACGTAGACAAAGAAGTATTGGAAGACTTCCTTGAAAAGCTCGAACAGGAGAATTATAATTCGATAATCAATTAA
- a CDS encoding fumarate hydratase — MAEFKYAPMFQLGKDETEYRLLSKEGITVANFEGKEIVKVAPEALTLLAQEAFHDCEFLLRREHNEQVAAILKDDEASENDKYVALQFLRNAETAAKGVLPFCQDTGTAIIHGEKGQQIWTGFEDEEALSLGVFNTFTQENLRYSQNAPLNMFDEVNTKCNLPAQIDIEATEGAEYKFVMVAKGGGSANKTYFYPMTKATIQNEGTLIPFLVEKMKSLGTAACPPYHICFVIGGTSAEKNLLTVKLGSIKYYDALPTTGDETGRAFRDIELEKKILEEAHKIGLGAQFGGKYLAHDIRIIRLPRHGASVPIGMGVSCSADRNIKGKINKDGIWLEKMDTNPGELIPDEYRKPGESAKGIEIDLDKGIDAVRAELTKNPVSTRVNLKGTIIVARDIAHAKLKARLDAGEPLPQYFKDYPVLYAGPAKTPNGLPCGSMGPTTANRMDPYVDEFQANGGSLVMIAKGNRTQEVTDACKKHGGFYLGTIGGVAAVLSQSSIKSIECVEYPELGMEAVYKITVEDFPAFILVDDKGNDFFKQLKPWTGCPKK; from the coding sequence ATGGCTGAATTCAAGTATGCCCCAATGTTCCAATTGGGGAAAGATGAAACAGAGTACAGACTGCTCTCTAAAGAGGGAATCACAGTTGCTAACTTTGAAGGTAAAGAGATTGTGAAAGTAGCCCCAGAGGCACTGACCCTATTGGCACAAGAGGCTTTTCACGATTGCGAGTTCCTTCTCCGTCGCGAACATAACGAGCAAGTAGCTGCCATTCTTAAAGACGACGAGGCTTCTGAAAACGATAAGTATGTTGCGCTTCAGTTCCTCCGCAATGCCGAAACGGCTGCAAAGGGTGTCTTGCCTTTCTGTCAGGACACAGGTACAGCGATTATCCACGGCGAAAAAGGCCAGCAGATATGGACTGGTTTCGAGGACGAGGAAGCACTTTCGCTTGGTGTTTTCAACACGTTCACACAAGAAAACCTGCGCTATTCGCAAAACGCTCCGTTGAATATGTTCGACGAAGTGAACACCAAATGCAACCTTCCTGCACAAATTGACATCGAGGCAACCGAAGGTGCAGAATACAAATTCGTAATGGTGGCAAAGGGTGGTGGCTCTGCCAACAAGACCTACTTCTACCCAATGACCAAAGCTACCATTCAGAACGAAGGCACGCTCATTCCTTTCTTGGTAGAAAAAATGAAGAGTCTTGGCACAGCAGCCTGCCCTCCGTACCACATTTGCTTTGTTATCGGTGGCACATCAGCCGAGAAGAATTTGCTCACGGTCAAGCTCGGCAGCATCAAATACTACGATGCACTCCCTACAACAGGCGACGAAACAGGTCGTGCGTTCCGCGACATCGAGCTGGAAAAGAAGATTCTCGAAGAAGCACATAAGATTGGACTCGGTGCGCAGTTCGGTGGCAAGTATCTTGCACACGACATTCGTATCATTCGTCTGCCACGTCATGGTGCCAGCGTGCCTATCGGTATGGGCGTATCTTGCTCTGCCGACCGCAACATAAAGGGCAAAATCAACAAAGACGGTATTTGGTTGGAGAAAATGGACACCAACCCAGGCGAACTCATTCCTGACGAATACCGCAAGCCAGGCGAAAGTGCCAAGGGCATAGAAATCGACTTGGACAAGGGCATCGACGCTGTTCGTGCCGAACTTACCAAGAACCCGGTTTCTACTCGTGTAAACTTGAAGGGTACCATTATCGTGGCTCGCGACATTGCACACGCAAAACTCAAGGCTCGCCTCGATGCTGGCGAACCATTGCCACAATACTTTAAGGACTACCCTGTGCTTTACGCTGGTCCTGCAAAAACACCAAATGGACTGCCTTGTGGCTCTATGGGACCAACAACCGCCAACCGTATGGACCCATACGTCGATGAATTCCAAGCCAATGGTGGCTCGCTCGTAATGATTGCAAAAGGCAACCGTACACAGGAAGTTACCGATGCTTGCAAGAAGCACGGCGGTTTCTATCTCGGAACCATCGGTGGTGTGGCTGCCGTACTTTCGCAAAGCAGCATCAAGAGCATAGAATGTGTGGAGTATCCTGAACTCGGAATGGAAGCCGTTTATAAAATTACGGTTGAAGACTTCCCCGCATTTATTCTTGTAGACGACAAAGGCAACGACTTCTTCAAGCAGTTAAAGCCTTGGACAGGTTGCCCTAAGAAATAA